GGTAAAAATTCATCCCAATCACATTGTACTTCTCCATAGTACCAAGTTGGAACTCCAAATATTAAAATATCAAATCGATTAATATCTTCTATTTTAGCATTTGCAATATCAAATAATTCTGCTATATCTGTTCCAATTTTTTTATAAATAATCTTTGCAATTTTTTCTGTATTACCGGTATCACTTCCAAAAAAAATTCCTATTTTATTCATAAATTCCTCTTGAAAATTTTCAAAAAAGATATTTTTTAATATCTATATTTTTAGTTTTATAAATGTAATATTGTATTATAAGTATTTATAATAAATATTTAAATATGTTATATACTATATAATGTAATTTTTGAAATTTTTTTAAAATAATTTTTTAAAATACAGAAATATTTTGAATTATTGATAAGGTATTTATCTAATAACATTATACCAACCTTATTACATTCAATATTGATACATATTGTATATGGTTTTTTAAATATTCAATATCATGTTGATAACAAATGATGATATTCAAGATTTATATTTCTGTTACAAACCTTAAAAATAAAAAAATTATAATATTTTTAAAAATATTGATAGGTTATATATGAACAATTATCAGTTAGAAGAAATTGTCAATAAAAAACTAAATTCGCATTTAATAAAAGATATTACTCCAAATGGTTTGCAAATAGAAGGATGTAAAAAAATTCAAAAAATTTTTGTCGGAGTCAGCATTTGTCAAAAATTAATAAACATTGCAATTCAGAAAAACGCCCAAGCAATTATTGTACATCATGGTTTTTTTTGGAACAATACATGTCAAAAAATTTTACACCATACAAGAAAAAGATTTAAATCCATTTTAAAAAATAATATTAACATATACAGTTGGCATCTTCCACTAGATATTCATAAAAAACTAGGTAATAATGTACAAATAGCAAATAAATTGAATATTACCATTGTTGATAAAATTAAAGATATAGTTTTAATAGGAAAATTTCAACATCCTATTTGTTCTAAAGATTTATATCATCTTATTAAAAAACAGTTTCAACAAATCCCAGTGTATTTTGAAAATAAAAAAAATAATATTATTAAAACTATTGCTTGGTGTAGTGGAAGAGGGCAAAAATTTATTCAATACACTCGTAATGCAAATATAGATGCTTTTTTAACAGGAGAAGCTTCTGAAGACACTATATATTATGCTCATGAAAATAATATTCATTTTTTTGCTGCAGGACATCATGCTACTGAACGATATGGAATACAAGCTTTAGGAAAATGGATTGCTAAAAAATATAATTTGTGTGTTAAATTTATAGATATCAACAACCCAATATAAAATTATTATTTTTTCTTTTTAATATATTAAATACGTTATTTCGATTATGATAATTCTATGGATATTTTATGCAAAAAGAACTTTTTTTAAATTCCTATCTCAATAAATTGCATTATACCAATCAATTGTATGTAGAAAACATCTACCAAAAATCTTTGCAAGAAAGAAACAACATACCTTTATACTGGAATAATGTTTTTCAAAAAAAAAAATTTTTTCCTGTATGTGAAAAAAATACTAAAAATAATCACTATATTCAAAAAAAAAAAAAAATATACATGATTATATTAATTTTCAAATAATAAATTTTTTCAGAAAATATGGACATCAATATGCAATATTAGATCCATTAGAAATGTTTAATCAACATAAACAATTATCTTTGTTAAAAATATTGAAAATAATATCTATGGAAAATGAAGATAATGAACTTTTTCATATTCAACATTATAATTGCAATCATTCCGATAACATCAATATTTATAATAAATTCAAAAAAATATATTGTGGTCACTTTGGAATAGAATATATGCACGTTGAAAATGTACAAGAACGTACTTGGATACAAAAAAATATAGAGAAACAATCGGATCATTTTCAATTATCAAAAAAAAAACAGAAATATATATTAAAAAATTTAATAAAATCAGAAGTTTTTGAAAAATTTCTTCATACTACATTTACAGGTTCAAAACGTTTTTCGCTAGAAGGAGCAGACATATTAATTCCTATGTTACATCAGATTATAGATTATGCGGCTCATCAATGTTCTTCTAAAATCATAATTGGAATGGCACATCGAGGAAGATTAAATGTATTAGTTAATGTATTAGAAAAATCAATAAATGAATTGTGTTATGAATTTTCTGAACAATATAATATTTATCGTGGTACAGGGGATGCAAAATATCATTCTGGTTTACATAAATTA
The sequence above is drawn from the Buchnera aphidicola (Myzocallis carpini) genome and encodes:
- a CDS encoding Nif3-like dinuclear metal center hexameric protein, whose amino-acid sequence is MNNYQLEEIVNKKLNSHLIKDITPNGLQIEGCKKIQKIFVGVSICQKLINIAIQKNAQAIIVHHGFFWNNTCQKILHHTRKRFKSILKNNINIYSWHLPLDIHKKLGNNVQIANKLNITIVDKIKDIVLIGKFQHPICSKDLYHLIKKQFQQIPVYFENKKNNIIKTIAWCSGRGQKFIQYTRNANIDAFLTGEASEDTIYYAHENNIHFFAAGHHATERYGIQALGKWIAKKYNLCVKFIDINNPI